One Chanodichthys erythropterus isolate Z2021 chromosome 22, ASM2448905v1, whole genome shotgun sequence DNA window includes the following coding sequences:
- the add1 gene encoding alpha-adducin isoform X14, with the protein MRKVFSLTLFKPESTLMERLRKKLQLLDVSEWCVMNGDSGAGVVTAPPPTNPPHKERYFDRVDESSPEYQRERNMAPDLRQDFNMMEQRKRVSMILQSPAFCDELESLIQDQMKKGKTPTSLLALQQIADFMTTSVPTMYPAAPQGGMAALNMSLGMVTPVNDLRGSDSIAYDKGEKLLRCKLAAFYRLADLFGWSQLIYNHLTVRLNSEQERFLIVPFGLLYSEVTASSLVKINLQGEIVDRGSTNLGVNQAGFTLHSAIYAARPDIKCIVHIHTPAGAAVSAMKCGLLPISPEALALGEVAYHDYHGILVDEEENVLIQKNLGPKSKVLILRNHGLVSVGETVEEAFYYIHNLVTACEIQVRTLASAGGPDNLVMLDPGKYKSRPRHLEPVGDGSSSHPKWQIGEQEFEALMRMLDNLGYRTGYPYRCPALRDKAKKYSDVEIPPSATGYSYAEDSDSGARSPLKHSFQRQQRDKTRWLASGRPDESAEEGQDGSGSPKAKTKVWTNITHDHVKPLLQSLSSGVCVPSCITNCLWTKEDSLRQAAVANQFVPMNTNPKEVQEMRNKIREQNLQDKKTAGPQSQVLTGSVVDRSFVQGELVTASKAIIEKEYQPRVIVSKTGPNPFNKFTDQDLEEYRKEVELKQKGPEAQVEESASTPEGVQTPVGGAPDVTSAQEDPRPTATPPPSIIPSRGTESGRASGHDSPADPLESPHKEFHSAVLKALGCDAEPERDGPPAGQTAEVEEGQVPSATCTPPSSPVRVEEGDGNAKEYLLP; encoded by the exons GTGTGTGATGAACGGAGACTCAGGTGCAGGGGTGGTGACGGCCCCCCCTCCCACCAACCCCCCTCATAAGGAGCGTTATTTCGACCGTGTGGACGAGAGCAGCCCGGAGTACCAGAGAGAGAGGAACATGGCGCCGGACCTGCGGCAGGACTTCAACATGATGGAGCAGCGGAAGAGAGTGTCCATGATCCTACAGAGTCCA GCATTCTGTGATGAGCTGGAGTCTCTGATCCAGGATCAGATGAAGAAGGGAAAAACTCCCACCAGTTTGCTTGCCCTGCAGCAGATTGCTGACTTCATGACCACCAGCGTCCCCACCATGTACCCCGCCGCCCCGCAGGGAGGCATGGCTGCCCTTAACATGA gttTGGGGATGGTGACTCCAGTCAATGACCTGAGGGGTTCAGACTCCATCGCTTATGATAAGGGAGAGAAGCTCTTGCGCTGTAAACTCGCTGCGTTTTACCGCCTGGCAGACCTTTTCGGCTGGTCTCAGCTCATCTACAACCACCTGACT GTCCGGCTGAACTCTGAACAGGAGCGTTTCCTGATTGTCCCTTTCGGTCTTCTGTACAGTGAAGTCACTGCCTCCAGTCTG GTGAAGATCAACCTGCAGGGTGAGATCGTAGACCGCGGCAGCACTAATCTGGGCGTAAATCAGGCTGGATTCACCCTCCACTCTGCCATCTACGCTGCCCGGCCTGACATCAAGTGCATAGTGCATATTCACACGCCCGCTGGCGCCGCG GTGTCTGCTATGAAATGTGGTCTTCTGCCCATTTCACCCGAGGCTCTGGCACTGGGCGAGGTGGCGTACCACGATTACCATGGTATTCTAGTGGACGAGGAGGAGAATGTCCTCATACAGAAGAACCTGGGTCCCAAGAGCAAG GTGTTGATTTTGAGGAATCACGGTCTTGTGTCTGTTGGAGAAACAGTTGAAGAGGCGTTTTACTACATTCACAACCTGGTCACAGCCTGTGAGATTCAG GTCCGCACCCTCGCCAGTGCAGGCGGTCCTGATAACCTGGTTATGTTGGACCCAGGCAAGTATAAATCCCGCCCACGCCACCTGGAGCCGGTTGGAGACGGGTCGAGCTCGCACCCGAAGTGGCAGATCGGGGAGCAGGAGTTTGAGGCCTTGATGAGGATGCTGGATAATCTG GGCTACAGGACTGGTTATCCGTACCGTTGCCCGGCACTGCGTGATAAAGCTAAAAAGTACAGTGACGTTGAGATTCCCCCTTCAGCCACGGGCTACTCATATGCAGAGGACAGTGACTCGGGTGCGCGCTCCCCGTTAAAGCACAGCTTTCAGCGGCAGCAGCGGGATAAGACCCGCTGGCTAGCCTCTGGGCGGCCCGACGAATCGGCAGAGGAAGGGCAGGACGGCAGCGGTAGCCCCAAGGCGAAGACTAAGGTGTGGACGAACATAACACACGATCACGTGAAACCCTTGCTGCAGTCTCTCTCGTCCGGTGTCTGCGTGCCAAGCTGTATTACCAACTGCTTG TGGACTAAGGAGGACAGTCTCCGACAGGCTGCTGTGGCCAATCAGTTTGTCCCGATGAACACCAACCCCAAAGAGGTCCAAGAGATGCGCAACAAG ATCCGTGAGCAGAATCTGCAGGACAAAAAGACGGCAGGTCCTCAGTCACAGGTGCTCACAGGTTCCGTGGTGGACCGCTCATTCGTCCAG GGGGAGCTAGTGACCGCATCTAAAGCCATCATTGAGAAGGAGTACCAGCCACGGGTCATTGTCAGTAAAACTGGTCCAAACCCCTTCAACAAGTTCACAGACCAGGATCTGGAGGAGTATCGCAAGGAAGTGGAGCTCAAGCAGAAAGGCCCAGAAG CACAGGTGGAAGAGTCGGCCTCGACTCCTGAAGGAGTCCAGACACCCGTCGGCGGTGCTCCAGACGTCACTTCCGCGCAGGAGGATCCGCGGCCCACCGCGACCCCGCCACCCTCCATAATCCCCAGCCGCGGCACTGAATCTGGCCGAGCGTCGGGTCACGACAGCCCGGCGGATCCTCTAGAATCCCCTCATAAGGAGTTTCACTCCGCGGTTCTGAAAGCTCTGGGCTGTGACGCGGAGCCTGAACGAGACGGGCCGCCTGCAG GTCAGACAGCGGAGGTTGAAGAGGGGCAGGTTCCCAGCGCCACCTGCACTCCCCCGAGCTCACCTGTGCGTGTGGAGGAAG GAGATGGAAATGCAAAAGAGTACCTGTTACCATAG
- the add1 gene encoding alpha-adducin isoform X15, with protein MRKVFSLTLFKPESTLMERLRKKLQLLDVSEWCVMNGDSGAGVVTAPPPTNPPHKERYFDRVDESSPEYQRERNMAPDLRQDFNMMEQRKRVSMILQSPAFCDELESLIQDQMKKGKTPTSLLALQQIADFMTTSVPTMYPAAPQGGMAALNMSLGMVTPVNDLRGSDSIAYDKGEKLLRCKLAAFYRLADLFGWSQLIYNHLTVRLNSEQERFLIVPFGLLYSEVTASSLVKINLQGEIVDRGSTNLGVNQAGFTLHSAIYAARPDIKCIVHIHTPAGAAVSAMKCGLLPISPEALALGEVAYHDYHGILVDEEENVLIQKNLGPKSKVLILRNHGLVSVGETVEEAFYYIHNLVTACEIQVRTLASAGGPDNLVMLDPGKYKSRPRHLEPVGDGSSSHPKWQIGEQEFEALMRMLDNLGYRTGYPYRCPALRDKAKKYSDVEIPPSATGYSYAEDSDSGARSPLKHSFQRQQRDKTRWLASGRPDESAEEGQDGSGSPKAKTKWTKEDSLRQAAVANQFVPMNTNPKEVQEMRNKIREQNLQDKKTAGPQSQVLTGSVVDRSFVQRVTIWHDAPLSDCTDSIDGIDTSESFSPSRSIRKGELVTASKAIIEKEYQPRVIVSKTGPNPFNKFTDQDLEEYRKEVELKQKGPEAQVEESASTPEGVQTPVGGAPDVTSAQEDPRPTATPPPSIIPSRGTESGRASGHDSPADPLESPHKEFHSAVLKALGCDAEPERDGPPAGQTAEVEEGQVPSATCTPPSSPVRVEEGDGNAKEYLLP; from the exons GTGTGTGATGAACGGAGACTCAGGTGCAGGGGTGGTGACGGCCCCCCCTCCCACCAACCCCCCTCATAAGGAGCGTTATTTCGACCGTGTGGACGAGAGCAGCCCGGAGTACCAGAGAGAGAGGAACATGGCGCCGGACCTGCGGCAGGACTTCAACATGATGGAGCAGCGGAAGAGAGTGTCCATGATCCTACAGAGTCCA GCATTCTGTGATGAGCTGGAGTCTCTGATCCAGGATCAGATGAAGAAGGGAAAAACTCCCACCAGTTTGCTTGCCCTGCAGCAGATTGCTGACTTCATGACCACCAGCGTCCCCACCATGTACCCCGCCGCCCCGCAGGGAGGCATGGCTGCCCTTAACATGA gttTGGGGATGGTGACTCCAGTCAATGACCTGAGGGGTTCAGACTCCATCGCTTATGATAAGGGAGAGAAGCTCTTGCGCTGTAAACTCGCTGCGTTTTACCGCCTGGCAGACCTTTTCGGCTGGTCTCAGCTCATCTACAACCACCTGACT GTCCGGCTGAACTCTGAACAGGAGCGTTTCCTGATTGTCCCTTTCGGTCTTCTGTACAGTGAAGTCACTGCCTCCAGTCTG GTGAAGATCAACCTGCAGGGTGAGATCGTAGACCGCGGCAGCACTAATCTGGGCGTAAATCAGGCTGGATTCACCCTCCACTCTGCCATCTACGCTGCCCGGCCTGACATCAAGTGCATAGTGCATATTCACACGCCCGCTGGCGCCGCG GTGTCTGCTATGAAATGTGGTCTTCTGCCCATTTCACCCGAGGCTCTGGCACTGGGCGAGGTGGCGTACCACGATTACCATGGTATTCTAGTGGACGAGGAGGAGAATGTCCTCATACAGAAGAACCTGGGTCCCAAGAGCAAG GTGTTGATTTTGAGGAATCACGGTCTTGTGTCTGTTGGAGAAACAGTTGAAGAGGCGTTTTACTACATTCACAACCTGGTCACAGCCTGTGAGATTCAG GTCCGCACCCTCGCCAGTGCAGGCGGTCCTGATAACCTGGTTATGTTGGACCCAGGCAAGTATAAATCCCGCCCACGCCACCTGGAGCCGGTTGGAGACGGGTCGAGCTCGCACCCGAAGTGGCAGATCGGGGAGCAGGAGTTTGAGGCCTTGATGAGGATGCTGGATAATCTG GGCTACAGGACTGGTTATCCGTACCGTTGCCCGGCACTGCGTGATAAAGCTAAAAAGTACAGTGACGTTGAGATTCCCCCTTCAGCCACGGGCTACTCATATGCAGAGGACAGTGACTCGGGTGCGCGCTCCCCGTTAAAGCACAGCTTTCAGCGGCAGCAGCGGGATAAGACCCGCTGGCTAGCCTCTGGGCGGCCCGACGAATCGGCAGAGGAAGGGCAGGACGGCAGCGGTAGCCCCAAGGCGAAGACTAAG TGGACTAAGGAGGACAGTCTCCGACAGGCTGCTGTGGCCAATCAGTTTGTCCCGATGAACACCAACCCCAAAGAGGTCCAAGAGATGCGCAACAAG ATCCGTGAGCAGAATCTGCAGGACAAAAAGACGGCAGGTCCTCAGTCACAGGTGCTCACAGGTTCCGTGGTGGACCGCTCATTCGTCCAG AGAGTGACTATATGGCAC GACGCTCCTCTCTCTGACTGTACGGACTCTATTGATGGCATTGACACTTCAGAGAGCTTTAGTCCTTCTAGGTCTATTCGAAAG GGGGAGCTAGTGACCGCATCTAAAGCCATCATTGAGAAGGAGTACCAGCCACGGGTCATTGTCAGTAAAACTGGTCCAAACCCCTTCAACAAGTTCACAGACCAGGATCTGGAGGAGTATCGCAAGGAAGTGGAGCTCAAGCAGAAAGGCCCAGAAG CACAGGTGGAAGAGTCGGCCTCGACTCCTGAAGGAGTCCAGACACCCGTCGGCGGTGCTCCAGACGTCACTTCCGCGCAGGAGGATCCGCGGCCCACCGCGACCCCGCCACCCTCCATAATCCCCAGCCGCGGCACTGAATCTGGCCGAGCGTCGGGTCACGACAGCCCGGCGGATCCTCTAGAATCCCCTCATAAGGAGTTTCACTCCGCGGTTCTGAAAGCTCTGGGCTGTGACGCGGAGCCTGAACGAGACGGGCCGCCTGCAG GTCAGACAGCGGAGGTTGAAGAGGGGCAGGTTCCCAGCGCCACCTGCACTCCCCCGAGCTCACCTGTGCGTGTGGAGGAAG GAGATGGAAATGCAAAAGAGTACCTGTTACCATAG
- the add1 gene encoding alpha-adducin isoform X7, which yields MRKVFSLTLFKPESTLMERLRKKLQLLDVSEWCVMNGDSGAGVVTAPPPTNPPHKERYFDRVDESSPEYQRERNMAPDLRQDFNMMEQRKRVSMILQSPAFCDELESLIQDQMKKGKTPTSLLALQQIADFMTTSVPTMYPAAPQGGMAALNMSLGMVTPVNDLRGSDSIAYDKGEKLLRCKLAAFYRLADLFGWSQLIYNHLTVRLNSEQERFLIVPFGLLYSEVTASSLVKINLQGEIVDRGSTNLGVNQAGFTLHSAIYAARPDIKCIVHIHTPAGAAVSAMKCGLLPISPEALALGEVAYHDYHGILVDEEENVLIQKNLGPKSKVLILRNHGLVSVGETVEEAFYYIHNLVTACEIQVRTLASAGGPDNLVMLDPGKYKSRPRHLEPVGDGSSSHPKWQIGEQEFEALMRMLDNLGYRTGYPYRCPALRDKAKKYSDVEIPPSATGYSYAEDSDSGARSPLKHSFQRQQRDKTRWLASGRPDESAEEGQDGSGSPKAKTKVWTNITHDHVKPLLQSLSSGVCVPSCITNCLWTKEDSLRQAAVANQFVPMNTNPKEVQEMRNKIREQNLQDKKTAGPQSQVLTGSVVDRSFVQRVTIWHDAPLSDCTDSIDGIDTSESFSPSRSIRKGELVTASKAIIEKEYQPRVIVSKTGPNPFNKFTDQDLEEYRKEVELKQKGPEAQVEESASTPEGVQTPVGGAPDVTSAQEDPRPTATPPPSIIPSRGTESGRASGHDSPADPLESPHKEFHSAVLKALGCDAEPERDGPPAGQTAEVEEGQVPSATCTPPSSPVRVEEGTSIRSDGVSLSMSRF from the exons GTGTGTGATGAACGGAGACTCAGGTGCAGGGGTGGTGACGGCCCCCCCTCCCACCAACCCCCCTCATAAGGAGCGTTATTTCGACCGTGTGGACGAGAGCAGCCCGGAGTACCAGAGAGAGAGGAACATGGCGCCGGACCTGCGGCAGGACTTCAACATGATGGAGCAGCGGAAGAGAGTGTCCATGATCCTACAGAGTCCA GCATTCTGTGATGAGCTGGAGTCTCTGATCCAGGATCAGATGAAGAAGGGAAAAACTCCCACCAGTTTGCTTGCCCTGCAGCAGATTGCTGACTTCATGACCACCAGCGTCCCCACCATGTACCCCGCCGCCCCGCAGGGAGGCATGGCTGCCCTTAACATGA gttTGGGGATGGTGACTCCAGTCAATGACCTGAGGGGTTCAGACTCCATCGCTTATGATAAGGGAGAGAAGCTCTTGCGCTGTAAACTCGCTGCGTTTTACCGCCTGGCAGACCTTTTCGGCTGGTCTCAGCTCATCTACAACCACCTGACT GTCCGGCTGAACTCTGAACAGGAGCGTTTCCTGATTGTCCCTTTCGGTCTTCTGTACAGTGAAGTCACTGCCTCCAGTCTG GTGAAGATCAACCTGCAGGGTGAGATCGTAGACCGCGGCAGCACTAATCTGGGCGTAAATCAGGCTGGATTCACCCTCCACTCTGCCATCTACGCTGCCCGGCCTGACATCAAGTGCATAGTGCATATTCACACGCCCGCTGGCGCCGCG GTGTCTGCTATGAAATGTGGTCTTCTGCCCATTTCACCCGAGGCTCTGGCACTGGGCGAGGTGGCGTACCACGATTACCATGGTATTCTAGTGGACGAGGAGGAGAATGTCCTCATACAGAAGAACCTGGGTCCCAAGAGCAAG GTGTTGATTTTGAGGAATCACGGTCTTGTGTCTGTTGGAGAAACAGTTGAAGAGGCGTTTTACTACATTCACAACCTGGTCACAGCCTGTGAGATTCAG GTCCGCACCCTCGCCAGTGCAGGCGGTCCTGATAACCTGGTTATGTTGGACCCAGGCAAGTATAAATCCCGCCCACGCCACCTGGAGCCGGTTGGAGACGGGTCGAGCTCGCACCCGAAGTGGCAGATCGGGGAGCAGGAGTTTGAGGCCTTGATGAGGATGCTGGATAATCTG GGCTACAGGACTGGTTATCCGTACCGTTGCCCGGCACTGCGTGATAAAGCTAAAAAGTACAGTGACGTTGAGATTCCCCCTTCAGCCACGGGCTACTCATATGCAGAGGACAGTGACTCGGGTGCGCGCTCCCCGTTAAAGCACAGCTTTCAGCGGCAGCAGCGGGATAAGACCCGCTGGCTAGCCTCTGGGCGGCCCGACGAATCGGCAGAGGAAGGGCAGGACGGCAGCGGTAGCCCCAAGGCGAAGACTAAGGTGTGGACGAACATAACACACGATCACGTGAAACCCTTGCTGCAGTCTCTCTCGTCCGGTGTCTGCGTGCCAAGCTGTATTACCAACTGCTTG TGGACTAAGGAGGACAGTCTCCGACAGGCTGCTGTGGCCAATCAGTTTGTCCCGATGAACACCAACCCCAAAGAGGTCCAAGAGATGCGCAACAAG ATCCGTGAGCAGAATCTGCAGGACAAAAAGACGGCAGGTCCTCAGTCACAGGTGCTCACAGGTTCCGTGGTGGACCGCTCATTCGTCCAG AGAGTGACTATATGGCAC GACGCTCCTCTCTCTGACTGTACGGACTCTATTGATGGCATTGACACTTCAGAGAGCTTTAGTCCTTCTAGGTCTATTCGAAAG GGGGAGCTAGTGACCGCATCTAAAGCCATCATTGAGAAGGAGTACCAGCCACGGGTCATTGTCAGTAAAACTGGTCCAAACCCCTTCAACAAGTTCACAGACCAGGATCTGGAGGAGTATCGCAAGGAAGTGGAGCTCAAGCAGAAAGGCCCAGAAG CACAGGTGGAAGAGTCGGCCTCGACTCCTGAAGGAGTCCAGACACCCGTCGGCGGTGCTCCAGACGTCACTTCCGCGCAGGAGGATCCGCGGCCCACCGCGACCCCGCCACCCTCCATAATCCCCAGCCGCGGCACTGAATCTGGCCGAGCGTCGGGTCACGACAGCCCGGCGGATCCTCTAGAATCCCCTCATAAGGAGTTTCACTCCGCGGTTCTGAAAGCTCTGGGCTGTGACGCGGAGCCTGAACGAGACGGGCCGCCTGCAG GTCAGACAGCGGAGGTTGAAGAGGGGCAGGTTCCCAGCGCCACCTGCACTCCCCCGAGCTCACCTGTGCGTGTGGAGGAAGGTACGTCCATCCGCTCAGACGGCGTCTCTCTGAGCATGAGCCGGTTCTAG
- the add1 gene encoding alpha-adducin isoform X12 — MRKVFSLTLFKPESTLMERLRKKLQLLDVSEWCVMNGDSGAGVVTAPPPTNPPHKERYFDRVDESSPEYQRERNMAPDLRQDFNMMEQRKRVSMILQSPAFCDELESLIQDQMKKGKTPTSLLALQQIADFMTTSVPTMYPAAPQGGMAALNMSLGMVTPVNDLRGSDSIAYDKGEKLLRCKLAAFYRLADLFGWSQLIYNHLTVRLNSEQERFLIVPFGLLYSEVTASSLVKINLQGEIVDRGSTNLGVNQAGFTLHSAIYAARPDIKCIVHIHTPAGAAVSAMKCGLLPISPEALALGEVAYHDYHGILVDEEENVLIQKNLGPKSKVLILRNHGLVSVGETVEEAFYYIHNLVTACEIQVRTLASAGGPDNLVMLDPGKYKSRPRHLEPVGDGSSSHPKWQIGEQEFEALMRMLDNLGYRTGYPYRCPALRDKAKKYSDVEIPPSATGYSYAEDSDSGARSPLKHSFQRQQRDKTRWLASGRPDESAEEGQDGSGSPKAKTKVWTNITHDHVKPLLQSLSSGVCVPSCITNCLWTKEDSLRQAAVANQFVPMNTNPKEVQEMRNKIREQNLQDKKTAGPQSQVLTGSVVDRSFVQRVTIWHDAPLSDCTDSIDGIDTSESFSPSRSIRKGELVTASKAIIEKEYQPRVIVSKTGPNPFNKFTDQDLEEYRKEVELKQKGPEGQTAEVEEGQVPSATCTPPSSPVRVEEGTSIRSDGVSLSMSRF; from the exons GTGTGTGATGAACGGAGACTCAGGTGCAGGGGTGGTGACGGCCCCCCCTCCCACCAACCCCCCTCATAAGGAGCGTTATTTCGACCGTGTGGACGAGAGCAGCCCGGAGTACCAGAGAGAGAGGAACATGGCGCCGGACCTGCGGCAGGACTTCAACATGATGGAGCAGCGGAAGAGAGTGTCCATGATCCTACAGAGTCCA GCATTCTGTGATGAGCTGGAGTCTCTGATCCAGGATCAGATGAAGAAGGGAAAAACTCCCACCAGTTTGCTTGCCCTGCAGCAGATTGCTGACTTCATGACCACCAGCGTCCCCACCATGTACCCCGCCGCCCCGCAGGGAGGCATGGCTGCCCTTAACATGA gttTGGGGATGGTGACTCCAGTCAATGACCTGAGGGGTTCAGACTCCATCGCTTATGATAAGGGAGAGAAGCTCTTGCGCTGTAAACTCGCTGCGTTTTACCGCCTGGCAGACCTTTTCGGCTGGTCTCAGCTCATCTACAACCACCTGACT GTCCGGCTGAACTCTGAACAGGAGCGTTTCCTGATTGTCCCTTTCGGTCTTCTGTACAGTGAAGTCACTGCCTCCAGTCTG GTGAAGATCAACCTGCAGGGTGAGATCGTAGACCGCGGCAGCACTAATCTGGGCGTAAATCAGGCTGGATTCACCCTCCACTCTGCCATCTACGCTGCCCGGCCTGACATCAAGTGCATAGTGCATATTCACACGCCCGCTGGCGCCGCG GTGTCTGCTATGAAATGTGGTCTTCTGCCCATTTCACCCGAGGCTCTGGCACTGGGCGAGGTGGCGTACCACGATTACCATGGTATTCTAGTGGACGAGGAGGAGAATGTCCTCATACAGAAGAACCTGGGTCCCAAGAGCAAG GTGTTGATTTTGAGGAATCACGGTCTTGTGTCTGTTGGAGAAACAGTTGAAGAGGCGTTTTACTACATTCACAACCTGGTCACAGCCTGTGAGATTCAG GTCCGCACCCTCGCCAGTGCAGGCGGTCCTGATAACCTGGTTATGTTGGACCCAGGCAAGTATAAATCCCGCCCACGCCACCTGGAGCCGGTTGGAGACGGGTCGAGCTCGCACCCGAAGTGGCAGATCGGGGAGCAGGAGTTTGAGGCCTTGATGAGGATGCTGGATAATCTG GGCTACAGGACTGGTTATCCGTACCGTTGCCCGGCACTGCGTGATAAAGCTAAAAAGTACAGTGACGTTGAGATTCCCCCTTCAGCCACGGGCTACTCATATGCAGAGGACAGTGACTCGGGTGCGCGCTCCCCGTTAAAGCACAGCTTTCAGCGGCAGCAGCGGGATAAGACCCGCTGGCTAGCCTCTGGGCGGCCCGACGAATCGGCAGAGGAAGGGCAGGACGGCAGCGGTAGCCCCAAGGCGAAGACTAAGGTGTGGACGAACATAACACACGATCACGTGAAACCCTTGCTGCAGTCTCTCTCGTCCGGTGTCTGCGTGCCAAGCTGTATTACCAACTGCTTG TGGACTAAGGAGGACAGTCTCCGACAGGCTGCTGTGGCCAATCAGTTTGTCCCGATGAACACCAACCCCAAAGAGGTCCAAGAGATGCGCAACAAG ATCCGTGAGCAGAATCTGCAGGACAAAAAGACGGCAGGTCCTCAGTCACAGGTGCTCACAGGTTCCGTGGTGGACCGCTCATTCGTCCAG AGAGTGACTATATGGCAC GACGCTCCTCTCTCTGACTGTACGGACTCTATTGATGGCATTGACACTTCAGAGAGCTTTAGTCCTTCTAGGTCTATTCGAAAG GGGGAGCTAGTGACCGCATCTAAAGCCATCATTGAGAAGGAGTACCAGCCACGGGTCATTGTCAGTAAAACTGGTCCAAACCCCTTCAACAAGTTCACAGACCAGGATCTGGAGGAGTATCGCAAGGAAGTGGAGCTCAAGCAGAAAGGCCCAGAAG GTCAGACAGCGGAGGTTGAAGAGGGGCAGGTTCCCAGCGCCACCTGCACTCCCCCGAGCTCACCTGTGCGTGTGGAGGAAGGTACGTCCATCCGCTCAGACGGCGTCTCTCTGAGCATGAGCCGGTTCTAG